CAAAAGTTCAGTTTCCAGATGGGGACATTCCTTTTAGTTTTTCCAACTTTTTACATTGTGTTTATTTAAGGGGTGCATCTTCTATggacctgccccttcccctttccttgtcTTGGATTGAAAGAATCATTTTTACCTTTTCCCACGAAGGTGATTTGTCAGGCCTCAGAATACCTTAAGTGGTTTGTATCGTTTTCTTAGAGAATATGGTAGAATTCCGCCACTGCAAATCACATTAAGTGAtttgcatttgtgttttgttttggtaagcgtgctttttttgttgttgttattctgaAAAAATTATTCAGCCACAATCATTTCAAAGtgtcaaacaacaaaaaacatccTATTCCTCTCCTTCCTAATTTCTGAGGTTTCACAGGTAAATGCTAAGAGGGGTTCAGACTAGAGAGCCACTAAGAGGGCCAACTCAATGTAAATATCACAGCAGACCAAGGAATAAGTGCTGTGGAAAGACAAGATAAGGAACCATGATTCTGGTGGCCCTGTTAACAACCATATCCattgtggtgggggaggggagggagtgccAGAGGAACCCAGCAGCCGGGAGGGAGcccaggcagatttttttttcaacaatacTACCTGGCCTATATGTAATCTAACAACGTaacaaatgtcttttaaaagcCCACGTGAAtctcaatgtttaaaatatttggtatgGACTTTACTATTTTTATAGCACAAAACTTGACATAAAAAACTGTGGTTTAATTGGGGGTTATATGATCTGCATGTATTAAAATGACAGTACAAAGAGGCATTCTCTAAAATGCACAGCAGTAGTTTCTCAGAAGCCAAATCACACTTAAGAACTCTTCAGATTTGCTGTCTGAGTTGCCTGTATCCTGTGTATATAAAATCTTTACAGCGTATTTTCACAACCGTGCCTTAGCCACTGAAAGCGAGAGCCCAGTTCAGTTCTGCATGCCATTTGCCTGACTTGTAGTCTTGCCCCACAACTTTTCAGATTCGGGTTGTGATCTCAAAGTTTCATCATTTCAATATTGTGCTAAACAGGAATCTGATCTTGAGACTCCTTTCTAGATGGAAGGAGAATAAAGACATCTCTAgcataaaattctattttcatttcttgacCACATAACATAGCAATCACCTAATCCTGACCATTCCAATTTGGGTGCTGGAAAAATACTGATCAAGACTTTGCAGAAAAGGTAATGGGAAACAGAGACTGTCAGTAAAGCCATGCAGATAGGAAGTGATTTTCAGCCCCAGGAAGATTTGGTATCAAGTATGCTCTTTTTAAGCTTAAGTAGCATCTGCCCTTGTGAATTCTGACCATCCTTTTGATTTGACACAGAGGAGGGCTTGTTCTACCTTTAAAAGCAcatcctcccccctccaccccgcccctcaGACTCCTGAACAAGTGGCTGCTAAAACAAGACTGGGTTGTTTTCTCACTGAAAATCCAGTGTTTATCCTGTCCTTCCTTTTTCAATTTCTGAGTTTAGCTAACCTAACTACAAAACATAGAACCCTCAAATTTCTCACAGAGCCATGAAAAGTAAAACAGTGAGTTTCTCTGATCAATGTTATTTTCAGTATGAATACCTAAAAGCAATGACCCCTGGTcctttgaaatatttacaaactgTATTTTAAGCTATGAGATTCTAGGGTGTATTTCTAGACCCTAGGGTAAAAGGGTCAGAAAATGTGGTTCAAGCGGAGCGTGCAAAGATCTTGGAGAAGGGTAATCTCTCGTGTGGATAAGAGCACAAATGTTCTCTTAAGCAAGCTGAATGGTTTTCTTTCCCCCCACTGTGTTTTTTGAAAGGAAACACCTAAGGCAGTCTTACTCAGAAACCATGGAAATCTCCTTACTAAGCCCTTCAAACGGATGATACAAGCAAAGCTTTTTCTACATTACACCCAGCCCTACCGTACATTCAAGATATGCTCATCCTGCTGTCACCTTGGGTTATGgtttaaatatttggaattagATATCACTACTATGAATTTCCTTTTAGAAAAGCAGTTAGATTTTCATAATTACACAATTTTGAACACTTAGCTTTCTTAAACTTCTACAGAAAATATATGTCTaaagaaaaaatctcaaaaaaaaatgaagtaatatcAGAGTTTAATTTCAACCACCTGGCATAACAATGAAAGTGTCAGACCTTCtgaaaatgcctaggaataacgAATGAGTTCTTAATGGTTTTCCCCTCCACCGcccttctacttttttcttttccaggattagAACTTACTAGGGAATaggtttttgaaaataaaagtttccctTTTGGAAAACGGCCTACATTCAGAAATGTCttaaaacaagcattaaaaaaactaataaataatcataaatcaaaatacattaaaataaaattacagtacATCATCGCTCCTAGAAGGTCCACCATACTGGAAGAGCCTTTCAAAGGTTCATAAATAAAGCCTTCCGGACTGAAACCGTCTCCTGCATTGTGATGAAGAGTATGCAGAAAACTAAGAGGAATCTCAAGTTATCAGTCGGGTGAGGTCCAAACTACTCGATCTCGTGCAGGGCGGGGAGACTTTTGTTTTCGATTCAAGTGAAGACAATAGACAGGTGTTCGTCCCACTTCAAGTCCTCAAAACCTGGAAAGAAATGACAGGCAATGAAGTAAGTGGCTCAGAATCCTCCACGACCCAGTTCTCTTCGGGCCAGTCCGGTGCACAGAGCGTGCTCGGAAAGACACCGGGGTCTCTCCCTCGAGTGTCTCGAGTGCTCCCTCGAGTGCGAGCGAAGCGGCGCACGTGGGAAGCGACGGAGGGAGCCCGCGGCGTGGCTGGGAAGCGCACCACGGACCCCCGCGCGGGCCAGGGTCGGGAGGAGGCCAGTCCGCGAGGCCTCCCAGCCTGGCCCGAGttccccatcctcccctctctgcccggCCTTTCCAGGCTCCAGCTTGCTTCCCTTCTTTCCGCATCTGGAGAAACTTgtaataatttctcattttcctcttcaagCGCAAACCCGTGACTTAGGCTTCCTACTCCTCTGCACAAGACCTactccccccgcccgccccgagACCTACTCCTCGGAAAGGCCCTGAGTAGCCCGCGTTGCCGGGACCTTACCTTGTCTGGCCCGGGTGCTGCCCCCTTCAGGCAGAGTTGGAGGTGCTGCGGAGGAGCCGGTGGCCGTGCGGCTGCGAGAGCGGTTGTGAGAGCGGTTGTTGGTGCGAGTGCGGTAGTTGGTGCGGGTGCGGGTGAGGGTGCGGATGCGGATATGGGTGGAGCGGCTGGGGCTTGGGTTGGGGCTGCGGCTGAGATTGTGTctggggctgaggctgaggctggggctgaggctgaggctggggctggggctggggctggggttggggttggggctGCGGCTGCGGGGGCTGTTGCTGGACCAGGTGCTGCTGCTTCTGCCGCGTGGACTTGACCGCCAGGATAGCCTGACGGTTCTTGTACTGCACCATCTGCAGCGTGATCTCGGCGTTCCAGCCCTGGTCCTGCGGGCACCGAAAGTCGATCTCCTTGCCCTCGGCCATCACCACAGTGAAGTACATATACTTGCCCTTGCGCTCCACGCAGTCCACGGTCTTCATGTTGGAAAAGTGCAATTCCTTGAGCTTGACCGGCGGCTCGAGGCTGGCCACGGCGGGCCCTCCGGGTTGGGACGGTTCGGCCGGCCCCTGCCCGggctgttgttgctgctgctgctgctgctgctgctgctggtgttgGAGCTGCTTGGGCGGGATGAGCAGCAGCCCCTCCTCAGTGAGGATGCAGCACTTTTTCTTCCAGAGCTGCAGCAACCCGTCGCTGCGCTTCTCCAACACACCCTCCTTCAGCGCTTTGCAGCCGCTGCTCTCCAACATCCTCCCGGCATAGGGAGGGGCGCCGATCGGCTCGGCCTCTCCACTTCCAGCCGCCCGGGCCGGGGGCAGCAGCAACAGCCGCGCGCCGTCCTCGCCCCAGCGGCTCCCGCGGCCGCCTGCCCGGAGCGCGCAGAGAAGGCTAACGCGCAGGAAGCAGAGCGACGGCGGCGGAGGCGGCTCGGGGTCCGGGCAGGAGGGCAGCCGCGTCCTGATGCGCCACAAGGTCCCGGAGCAGCGAGCCTCCGGGCCTCTGCCGTCCTCTTGCGAGCGCTCACTGAAAGGCACTGGCCGGGCCCCCTCGCGGCGCTTTTGAATGggccatcccccccacccccgagtgACACCCAGCGGAAAAGGCGGCTCCTGGCGCCCGCACCGCGGGGGAAAGCCCAGCTCGGAAAGGCGCTCTGCCGCCGGCGCACGCCTCATTAACTTGGGGCCTTTCCAAAGCGGGCCGCGTCCACGCCCCCCGCATCTCTTGCTCCGCCTCCCGCCGCCCACTCTCTTCCGCGCTCGTTCCCTGCGCTGGCTGCAGGGACTCCAGCCCCGGAAACTCCTCGTCTGTGCGTAGGGCGACGGCCCTGGGCGCCCCAGCTGCCCGGCGACGAATGCCGACACCCAGGGGGCGCCGAGAGGCCATCCTACCTTCCCGCCTATCCCGGCCggcggggctctgtgctaacagcctcaGAGAATGAACATAGGGCTGCGAGGGTGGGTACGGCTACCAGACAGTGCCTGGAATGCCGAGCTGTCTCGCTGCCCTCGGGGACCAAACCCAGGCATTCGCGATGAGCCCGGAGATCTCGCAAAGCCAGTGTccgagggaggaggctggggataAGGCTCGCGAGCCGCGGAGTCCCGCGGAAGTGTGAGTCCCCCGGACCCTACGTAAACAGCTCAGGGCACAAAGACCCCAGAGGACACGCTGTCTTCACACTCCTATTTGCTCACAGTCATTAACTAGCTCTTCTTGGAGCAGAGAGGGCGATCAAGGCCATAGCGCTACGTATGTCCGGTTTGGAAGGGTTAGAGAAGGGGGACTCACTTCACAGGACGTCTGGCCTTCCTTTTCTCGACCCGGGACCTCCGGCACTAGCCAATCTTTACCCGGGACACAAGCTCTCCGGATTCCTTCTTGACCCATCCGTACGGCCTGCAACACCTCACAAAATTAATTCAACTCCAGTTACAAATCCGGGAAATGTCCAGGGCTGAGACACCTCACACTTTAAGGCACAGCTTAGCGCTCCAAACAGCCGGTTGGCCTCCACGGGTCTCTCTCTTTGGGAACGCCTAACGGGCCAGATCTGTTTTTGCAATCTCACTTATCTGTGACCTGGGGGAGGTAATGCTGTACTCGCCCGTAGCTCCCTCCTACtacactcatttttaaaaaattctatagaaattctggaaaacaaaatagaGCACAAACCGAAACCAAACCTCTTGGTGGGGAAATTCATCCATTAAGTAAACAGACCCAACTGTGAATCGACCCTGAGGATACAAAGAAGAAACACACGAAGAAATGAGGAATGGACAAACCCCGAGTTGGCCAAAGTAAGAGGAAAAGACTGCTCCTTGTGCCCAAGAAAGACGGGAGGAGTTAGCTCATCAGCTAGTTTCCTATGGCTGAAACAAAGAATTCAACAAGGGAAGAAATGAGAGATGAGCTTGTGGGAGGAAGAGTCAAATCCTTTATGTCATGCGAAAAATTTCCAACTGAATCCCAAAGTAATTGAAAACACAGGATAACTTTTAAACACGGGAGGGTCCTGAATCTTAATGTAAGAAAGTCTTAGCAAATGAGACAATTCCAGCACCGTCCTTAGTCCCACTGAATTGCATTTGGCAGGTTCTCAGCGCCTTCCAATTGTTAATGGAGAAAGGCAAGCATTCGAATCATATAAAGATTTCTAGtaagattgtttaaaaattaacaattccGTGTACCAGTGACAAACCCTGCACCTCACAGCTCGCTTCTCTGCCTGCCTTCGCAGGACAAGTGAACATTCCAGGGAATTTCTACATGACCAGCTGTTCATCTTTTTAACAGAATGCCATTCTTCTGCTCATTTGGGAAGGATAGTGTGCGATTCAGAGTCTCTGAGAGAAGGTGTAGTTGAGGAAGACGGTTCATGTGGAGAAAGGATACAATACAAACCTTGGGTAAAAAACTAAGATGTAATCTTGAAGTGGCAAGCCATTTTCTTAGGAGAAGGGATATTTGGTGTTATCTAACCTTTCGCAGCTAATCAGGATGGGGCAGATGCATTCTGAATTACTTCAAAATGTCTGAAAACCAGCATGGTTTTCAAAAGCACTTACTTTAACTAGATACCTTACCACTCCATTTCCAGCTGGGTATTTCACAATGATTTAGTCAGTCTACAATGtgccttctctgaccacagtgcaTCGATTATTGGAAATCGCAAGTGTGTAGGAATCTTGGAGCTCAGTGACAACTTTGCTTAGTTTACTTCAAAAGTCACTACCAATTCACAAAATGGCCCCcttggccattttttaaaaagaccatgaAATAAATtcgcacacacatacaaaaataaattacaggaaATAACTGTAACCCAAATACTGCAACTTTAGCCATAGATATAATGAGACTCTACAACTGTCACAAGTTACTAAAGTTGAGAAAGCACACTAATGAAATCATTGCTTTGGTAACCAATTTGAAATGGCAGATTTAAACTGTCTACATCAGGTTGCACATCAGCCAACACCTGACCCAGTTGATGATTTTCCCCTCTTGGATAGCTCTTCACCTGGCTTCCAGAACATTGCTCTAGTTTCCCTTCTACCTCCCTGGTCACTGTCTCCGGATCCTCTgcagcttcctcctcttcccccatctTTTAGTCTTAGAATGCTCCGGAGCACAGTCCCTGCTTCTCCTTATCTCTACTCACTTATTGGTCTCGACCACTCTCATCATTTTCAGTGACATGCCAGACTCCCCAATCTGTATCCAACTACTTGttgctaaagaagaaaacaaaggccaccacacttaaaaaaaaataataatactaacatGCCAGGCAAGAGAACAAATACTGGTGAACACATTCACGAGAGTTTACTAGAAGGAAGAGTCTAAGGGGATTTTTAGGCTATAGAAAGTAGGGTTCACAGAGCttttgctaataaaaaaaaaatagaaaaatctctcTCTGGGTAGGATGAAGTCCACCATAGGTTTATATACAACTGGTTAAATTCCTGGATGGAACTGATTCAGCAAGGATCTGGGGTTAAAGCCATggtgtgttttttaagtttgttttgtttcatttaaaaattttttaatgttttatttaagacagacagagacagagcatgagtggggatggggcagagagggagggagacccagaatcagaagcaggctccaggctctgagctgtcagcacagagcccaatgcggggctcgaactcacgaaccgtgagatcatgacctgggctgaagtcagacgctcaaccgaccgagccacccaggcgcccctattttgcttCATTTAACAGCCTTCAGTTCTGATATGTTCAGGCCATGGTTACtgtaaattgaaatttttttgtttttactcttctgTACAGTATCATTTGGATGTCTAGTAAAGGACTCAAATATATGTCCTCCCAAACTTGTCTCCTCACCCTGATCTGTTCTACCTGCAGCCCTTTTCTCAGCTGATGGCAATTCCACCAGTACAGTGGCTCAGGCCAAAACCCTTGAAGCAGTATTGCCCTTAAAAGTTGAAAGGCCCTTATCCAGAGCCCTGAGCTTTAGACGAGTCAAAATGACATGCGTATCTGGAGTTCATACTCATTTTAGACCAACTCCAGGTACTCAGGATCCCAAATACCCTGCCTAAATGGCCTCAACTATTGCAGAGAATGCATTACATCACCAGTGTGTGTGCACTGGTGTGTTAAAGGGGTGGACAGATTTTGAACATGCAGGCTAGTATATCAAAACAGAGGTGTAGGAGGCCCCTTGCCACACAATTCAGACAGGgataggaagagaaggaaggactgAGGATCCGCTCTACTCTCAAGTAATGTTGTGGCACTGGACTTTAATAAATCAGACCTGGCTTTTCAGGTGCTTATGTAGATATAATTGTCAAGATATGtgcattgaatatattttcattcaatGAAGCTTTTAAGTATTTAACCATTTGTGTCTCCATTGCAGTCTCGCCCCAGGACTGCAAATATATAGAAGCGTGCCTCCCTTGTAGTATATCCTTCACTCATGTGGATTGATACTCAATCCACAAATTTAGTCAGGAAATTCCATCAACTAGGCCTTCAAACTATATACCTTGTCCATATCTCTCCACTTCTTTCATTactgtcttatagttttcaacaaAGCAGTCAGGGTCATCTCACTTCCTCCAAGTCTGCTCAAGTATCATCTCAATGAGGCCTATACTATCACTCTAAAATTGCCACCACCCcattccccttttctccacagtaTGTATTACCTCCTAACATCTACTGAATAATTTATTATGCCTATAACTTCAGTTCCCCTTCCTATAGAATGTAAGTTCTTCAATAGAGCAAGGATCATTGTTTTAATGTGTCTCAATCACCTCATACAATTCTTGGCAAATAGGAGCCCAGTATATGTACAATTTAAACTGAATCAGAAGCCCCTATCTGtcctaaaaagaaaaccaggggtgcctgggtggctcagtcggttaagtgtctgactttggctgaggttgtgatctcatggttcgtgggttccagccccgcatcgggctctgtgctgatagctcagaacctggagcctgctttggattctgtctccctctcttaagtaagtaagtaagtaaataaataaaacattaaaaaagaaatataaaaggaaaatcaagCTCTTCAAAGGCTTGTAACGGATTTTTCATAATGCATCCCCTTCAAAAGCTTTCAAACTGTAAAAGACTTTatggaaaattttccaaaactTTCCATACCAATATGTACTTggtataatcttttaaaatggatAACTACTACACACACTGGGCCTCTCTCTAGAGCTTACATGCTTTTATATTCTATAGGCGCTATCTAGAAGTCCTACAAACTTTTCTGAGCAACATGCAATTTAACATTATGAGAGGTATTTATACAAACTGTCATCCTACTGGTTTCTAATAAGAGTAatcaaaaagaggcaaaaataatgGAACTGAGTTGTAGCAGTTTCTCCTATTTGGCATATAGCCAACTACTTGTTTAAAAGtccattaggggcgcctgggtggctcagtcagttaagcatctgacttgggctcaggtcttgatctcacagttcgtgggttcaagccccgcattgggctctgtgctgacagcttggagcctggagcctgctgcagatactgtgtctctctctctgccccttccccgctcacactctgtctctgtctctcaaacataaacaaacatttaaaaaattaaaaaaaaaaagtccattaatCAATATTGACTTAAAGCCATTCAACAGAACTTGGTAATTTAATAACAAAAACTACTTACTTTCACTTACAACTTGATTACAAGGTTATAAAATCTATGAACTTCCTAATTTGCAACACACAGTAGACTCTCAGCAATGATTAAAGATTTGGATACAGCAAAGTTCaagtatctttcaaaaaatagCTAAAAGTTCAATGATCTATGAAAATGTCTGGTCACTCTAACACCTAAAGGTCTTACACTGTAATTTAACACTTTTTAGCCATTCAGTTCATTTTAAGATACTACTCAGCAGAAATCCTTTCTTGAAGACTCTAATCTCCAAAATGCAGTTGGAAATGTTAAGTATTCTCAATTAGATACAGGACTATCCAGACTTCATGGGTGCATCTGCCTAcctgcctttttcagcttcttaGTTGATGAACTGATGCCTCCTAGCGATCAATTTGTAGAACACAGCTTAGAACAAGTGGGAATTTGAAAAGGGTGTTTGGTGCCCTATATACAAGGGTTTTAAAAACTATTACAACCCATTTATGGTTAAAACATTGCCAATCAGCTGTCTCTGTCCTTTCTGCCAATAGCCCAATTCAGGTTTTTTCTCTCATCTACTCTCGTAATAGCCTAACCACTTGAATCTATACCATTCCTGATGTTACATTGCTACTAGTTCCATTCCTAGAATGATAGAAAACTTTTAATCGCCTCCCACTGTATAGAACATTCCAACTCCTTACCCTGGCATGGAAAGCCAGGCTTTCTCAGACTAAGTCCTACCTGCCTTTACAATTTAGTTTCCTTCCAATCAACCCTACATTAGGTCGTCACTTACTCGTGCCGTCTTACTTCACCAAGTCTTTTCCAACCTTGTCAAGTCCTTTGTTCTCCAAAGCCCAATTCAAATCCCACATCTTAGATTTCTTTAGGCTGAGTTGATTCCTTCCTAATCAGATCCCTGTACTTGTAATCAGTAGCTAACATCTCAAATGAGTGTTTTTAAATTGGACCTAGTAGCACAATGGATCATGCTAGAGGTTGGTGATGGTGCTGATTGACAGCACTGGCACCAAAGGTCTCTAAACGTTAGATCTGGTGGAAATAGATTATTCAAAATAGAGAAGGCAGGCTGAAGACACTATTGACGAGGTCCAACAAATAACTGAGTTCAGgactaatttacttattttagctTTGAAGCGACGAATGAAAATATGAGTGGGTGACATGGAGCAGGGATCCAGCTCTCCTTTTTACCCTGAATCCAGAACGTAGGGGATATTAAATCTGAGCAGAGAGGGAAGTAGTCCAATGAACTCTAAGAGGATATGATAAACTTGCTTGGGTACTGTAAATACTGTCAGAAAACTGCTACTCCTCAAAAGTATTGATACTCTAGCCTTTAGGGTGGTAGTAGGGAAGCATCAGGTACTCTAATGATTGACAGTGAGAGCACTGGCGAACTtgctttaaatttactttaagCATTGCCCTAGCTGAATAGCATTCAAGTCTCTGCCCTCCATTAGCACCTAATATCCTTTCCGAAGTCTGCTTCTATTCAAAGGAGGTAAACGCTCTTGTTCGCAACTCAAATATTTATCTCAGTCACTTGGACTAGATTCCGAAGATGACTCCTTCTTTTGCAGTCTTCTATTACAACACAGCACATAGTCTGAGAGAATATTCAATTTGACCATCATTgattatccattaaaaaaaaacacatttagtaAATGAGCAAAGGCCTTTGTTGGGCATTAGAGGAAAAGACAAGCAGTATAGATAATGCTTTCCAAAAATTGAAGGATGAAGGAAAACCGGTATGATAAACTTGAGTGCTGTAAATGGCAGGGTTACTTTAGAAGAGGAACTCAGGCTATAGGCCAAGACTTGGAGGGCAGAGGTTGTGTCACAGATGACAGGATTGACAGGATAACCGACGGAAGACAGGTGAGTGAAAGGGATAAAATGAATTCTGTGGGGTAGCCAAGCCCCCCAAAACGGAGGTGCTTTTAACTGACAGAACCCAAGAAATCTTTTTATGGCAAGCTTTCACATTGCCATTAAACCTAAAAGCAACCTCATGgttggaggaaaacaaaattgcTACCCAACTCCTAACTACATGAGAAACTACATTTGAGTTTTTAACAGGTCAGAATCTAGATcatcaatagttttttttaatgagatccCATTTACACTTCTGCTAAAGTCATTGTCTCAGCCTCATTTGTGTACCCAGTTCCAAAGAAAGCATCATGTGAGATCAAGTGAAAAGCCTCAGATGAAGTATAGGACTCTGGTCAGAACGCAATTCTTTGGACTGTATTCCTAAATGTTAACCTTACCAGGGCCCATTTACCTATGTAGTAGTTACTTGCCTCATGTGCTCAGGATATACATGATCAAACAATCCTTTTCTAAACCTGAAACTCTTTGGTGTATGTGACCAATGTGGCTATCTTAACCTCCCTCCTCCCAATTCCTCACAAACTCAGCTTTGGCTCTAGATGTCCAGGTCTACCCTGTTTACCAGTCTCCCTCTGGAGCTCTAAACCAGGAATCACAGGCTCTTTTTTGAAGATAACTGCCGAAAATCTTTTGCCTACTTTAGCCCCACTGCTGCCTGAAACCTGGACATGATGGATAAGAGCCTCAGAAGCCATTTCAgccaataaaacaataaaacaaacaaaaaagatggaaGCCATATGCCAAGGACAGGAAAGCAGAAGCCTGAGAGCTATGAAGCTCTCAAACCAGCCCCAGCGTCTATGTTTACACCTAGGAGAAAACGCTTTTTAACTCTCATTGCATTTGGTTTGTTTGGCCAGCATGTCTATGCAAACCAGGTACATATCTGAATGCTGTTTAAAATTAAGTCTGGATTAATCTCTAAAGTACATATCCTGAAATCTCCAGCTTAATTAAAGTGCTATATAACCACTAGTGCACACATAATACCTGCAAGGAAGCCAGTGAAGGCTTCTCAGTGTGGGTAGGAGCATAGACAGAGGCCAAACAAGTGGACATCAATTACTGGCTCCAAAATAGCCCAATGGTGAGAACTTGTTAAAGTTACTTAACCATCCTCAATCAAGTATAAAGAGTAAATAAAGCATTATTTCTATTATCTTGGTTTTGgatctttcaaaaatgattaagattTATGCTATAAAAAGTCGCACCTAGTTTTAAAACAGTATAGCAATGTTCTTCTCTGAACTCCTCATATATTACACCTAACCTTTAGAAATCTATACTTAATAGTCACCTTATACTTGCCATTTAAGGTTACTTTACTCATCAACCTCGACGATTTTATAATTAAGAATAAGctaattatggggcacctgggtggctcagtcggttaagcatccgactttggctcaagtcatgatctcacagctcgtgagtttgagccccgtattgggctgtGTGCTCCAGGTCCAAGCCTGGAGGCTGCGAGTTCTGGGTCTCCCCTCCCTCtacgcctcccccactcacaccctgtccctctctcaaaaattaaaaaaaaaaaaaaattctttttaaaagagctaATTATGTGTATGTTTGGGAACCTCAATTATCAAGAATAAAGTCAAATGATAAAAGATTCTAATATGATAGAATAAAACATTCTTTCTCCATTAACAGGCATACAGTATTTTAATACAGTAATTTAAACTTTCTAGGTTGCTggtcattttggaaaactgttGTAGCCA
The Lynx canadensis isolate LIC74 chromosome B4, mLynCan4.pri.v2, whole genome shotgun sequence DNA segment above includes these coding regions:
- the PHLDA1 gene encoding pleckstrin homology-like domain family A member 1, which encodes MRRAPAAERLSELGFPPRCGRQEPPFPLGVTRGWGGWPIQKRREGARPVPFSERSQEDGRGPEARCSGTLWRIRTRLPSCPDPEPPPPPSLCFLRVSLLCALRAGGRGSRWGEDGARLLLLPPARAAGSGEAEPIGAPPYAGRMLESSGCKALKEGVLEKRSDGLLQLWKKKCCILTEEGLLLIPPKQLQHQQQQQQQQQQQQPGQGPAEPSQPGGPAVASLEPPVKLKELHFSNMKTVDCVERKGKYMYFTVVMAEGKEIDFRCPQDQGWNAEITLQMVQYKNRQAILAVKSTRQKQQHLVQQQPPQPQPQPQPQPQPQPQPQPQPQPQPQPQTQSQPQPQPKPQPLHPYPHPHPHPHPHQLPHSHQQPLSQPLSQPHGHRLLRSTSNSA